The Salarias fasciatus chromosome 11, fSalaFa1.1, whole genome shotgun sequence genomic interval gtgtgtggGTACTGAATGCACTGAATGGTTAGAAAGGAGCCGGACCAGTAACATTGATTACCTGATACAGACTGATTGAAAATCAGATGTAGCCACACAGTACCTTCTCTTTGATATGATGGACTCTGATGAAGCTAATTGAATTGGtattgatcagctgatcagctctgCACTTGAAGTGTATTGGATTGGAACTTCAGCTGGTCTGTGGTTGCAATTTTCTCCATAATTGATTGGACAAATCATCATCGCTCTGCTTTTATTACTATATTATACATGACTACTATatcacttgtcaaaaaaaaaaaaaaaaaaaatcagcaaacatCCTTCCTTCTAACACAATGGCATGATTGAAAAATTGTAAATTTAGGCTCAAAATTCAGATTGAAAAGGATCTGGGTGGATGACACTTGAAGTGGCAGAGGGAGGAGTTGATTGGTCGTGTGTGATGCAGAACAGCCAGAAGATGGCAGTGTTATTCCACCAGTCAGacctctctttctttcatctGTTCTCACCCATTTCTTCCCGACTCTCTCCACATTTGGCATCGGCAGTGTTCTCGTGGCTCTGAAATTAACCTGAAGTTAAAGCATTTGTACACATGCAGTTCGTGTTATTTATATATGTGTGCAAAGTGAGTTTCTACATTTGTAATTTGTAAATATGACAACATTCTATATTCAACACAAAAGAGAACCACGGCACATTTTACTGAATACACTATTATCAAGTGATGTCAGATAGAAACAATGTTTtgacaagtcttttttttaaatgaaaactggAAAAGTACAATGAGTAACTTCcaaataaattattacattgaacagttttaaagcttttctaAACATGTTATTGGAGTGTATCTGCTCTCTAGTTCTGGTTCGTTTCATCTCATAGAATGGTGAGATGGTTTAGGAGGATCTCTCTCTCGCTTCTCAGGGAAACAAGAGTGACAGAAACCACAGGTTACAAAGAAAGTATCCAAGCATCTAAGGTTTATCTCTTAGAAAACTGTTAGTTGTGAACTTGAGGACAGGCTGGACGCTGCAGTGACTCACTGCCTCCACCATGCACACACAAGAGTGAGATTTGTTCTACTCAACCAGAGAAAAAGAAGTATGGAAACATCTTTAAGACATTGCATGAAGTTTTATTAACTGAAGACACTCCGAGCTAGAATAAGAACAGACTGGATGTTACATTGACTCAACCCCTCCAACAAACAACAGGTGGATCGCTTTAGCTCCCACATATTGTACCTTTAAATTTCTTCCTCAGGATTTAGAacgtattttttttcccccctttcgcTTGGAGAGGCAGATTTCCTCCTCATTGGTTACTGCGGGGTATTTTAAGGGTCACATGATCTGACAGCTGTCTCTAAAGCCCTCGAAACGTGCTGTATAACTCACCCTGTACATCGccgctcctgcaggagctgagcAGCGTGAACTACCTGGAGCTGTACCGAGTGGCCGACCTGTTCCACCTCCCCGCCTTGGAGGAGGCCGTGGTGGGCTTCCTGGTGGAGCATCTGTCGGAGCTGAGCCAGAGCCAGCAGGACGAGGCCCTGCAGCTGCCCTACCGCCTCCTCAGGGAGGTGCTGAAGAGTGACCGTCTCACCTCCCTGAGTGAGGAGGAGATATGGAAGGTAACCCTGCTGGAAGTTAGCGTGCgtttgtttgtgctgctgtgatttattattttctttcctccttcTTCGTTTTTCTCACACGGTTCAGTGTTAAAGTGTTGAAGCCGAGTGTTATGGTAATATTtagatgaaaacaaaagtgaGAAACAAGCATCTCTGCCTGTAAATTTGAACAAATTGCATCCTGGCACCAAACTTGCGCGTGCATATAGCACAAACGCTCGCACACATACGCGCATAGAAATGTACAGCAAGCACACAGACCAGTGCACAACAAATTAAACACTGCCATCTGCACCTCACATACTGTTTGTTTATATTAATGAGGATATGCAATAGGAAGGACCAGTTCTGAGCTTGCGTGCACACGGGTGTGATAGACTGTCAGTGCATCCATgtaagcatgtgtgtgtatgtgtgtgtgtgtgtgtgtgtgcttgatgAACTGCCGGGGATGGTGGAGTGAAGCGGGGACTCGCCGTTTTGACTGTTCATTTGCACCAATCAGCCCCACCTCccctccgccgccccccccctcaGCCCTTTCtccctgtctttctttctctccccccttcctctcctctgattaGGCCCACCGCGGCTCCATCAGGGCCCCAATCCCCCAGCTGTCACTCGGCCGCCCgtctgattgaaaacaatcaggCCTCTGATGGCACAATTACCCTGACCCTTTAGCCAGCCGCCGCCACCATAATCAGCCTCTGATTAGGCTGCTTTGGGCCTCCTTCACTTCGCCCAGAAGGTTAATTTGGGCATCAGACGGAAGCGAACGGCAAGCGGGGGCCGTCGTCCGAAAGGGTGGGCGGGTGGGGGTGCCGGGGCGGTGGGTGCACGCCAATACAGGACAGATATAGCTTGGGCCGTCAATCACCGTCACTCAGAGTTTTCTTAGAGTCTCTCACGCTCtggaaatcacattttctctgcctttgtttttcttcttcctccctccttctctttcttgccATCCtttgctctgcctctctgcagcTTCCCCTTCTCCcctcacctctctctccctccctcactaTCTCTTCCCCTCACTCTCcccttttcacacacacacacacacacacacacacacacacacacacacacacacacacacacacacacacacacacacacacgcacacactcacactttctctttcagaggggaaggagggagaaggagtTGATTTATTCTGTGCCCCGAGGAAGTTGTGTGATGCAGCGTGACCTTCACAGTCAGCTGCCGTagtgtgcgcacgcacacacacacacacacacacacacacacacacacacacacacacacacacacacacacacacacacacacacacacacactcactgtcacttCAGAgcgatgaggaggagagaggcgggGTGAGCGATAGAAAAGGAAAGGGAGGAAAAGAGACAGCAGAGTGGCACAGATACCACAaagagactgaagactgactcgCATGTTTGTTGCTTATTTACACCTTTAGAGATGGAGCGAAggggaaataaaggaaattcAGTTCTGCGCGTGTGTAAAACTCAAAATATCCACATCCCGTGTTTTTCATGCCGCAAAAACATGCCCTatctgtgatttctttttcGTCTCCTGTGTCCATTACGAACCCCAAAAACTTGCCTTTATTCCTCTGCGATAAGTTCTCGGTCTCAGCACAAATTGCACTTTGTTCTCCTGATAATGGTATCAGTGATCTCCAGTCATCTACCCACATTCAGACCTCAACGCAGCTAAATAACCTTCTACCGCTCTCAAGTTCAATTAAATCCCTTCTCAGCTACCCGGCTTGCCAGCATTAAACAAAGGAGGGTGCCTGTGGATATTTACAGTCTGTATATTGAATGCGCTGATTAAtaattcttgtgtgtgtgtgcgtgtgtgtgtgtgtgtgtgtgtgtgtgtgtgtgccttggcAACCATCACTGTAGTGCTGCCTTGCCTCAATCTTGCCATAATAGCTTATAGCTATCTAGAAAAATAATTCTGATTAGCAGGCCTTGAGTCGTATTTTCCCCTCacaccatcttttttttttaattcctcagTTTTTGCctgatttttcatttattttcttgttgactttatttccttttacacccttttattctgttttactTATGTGTTTTACCCTTTTCCTCTTTGAAGAAACCATTTGTTTaaatataaagaagaaagaaaatcatgGCCCTCCATGGAGTTCCCATCATTTCCCTTCGCCTGTCCTCCCTGACTTTGAAATGAACAGTGTCAGAATTGAATCAATAATATATAGAAGACAGCAACGCATGATAAATTCAGCATCATGCATCTTAAATAAACTGAACAGTAACTTGACTGTTAGCACACTGGTGAACCTGTGGAGGACTCATCAGCAGGAGGGTTTCACCAGGAATGGTGTGGTGACTCAAAGTGGTAGTGATTGTGTAGTTTTGCTGTTTGTCACATTATAAAAAGTATTGTTTTCTCCCCTTCTTACATTATGCTTGTATTCATAATTTTTGTGAGTTGTTCCATATGTGCGCTGAAATCaacaaacccttcttctgatgTGGAGGACATATACaacatctgtctttttttttgctccgtCAGAAATAACATTCTGCTGCAAAGCTGACAGTTAAGATGAAAGAAATCAATATCAGATAGGAACAAGACTCAAATGACTTCAAATGTGGCCCTTTGCTATCACATTTTATCCTTTTAGGTTAAAGCATGTTAATATTTCCACGTCTCAATGCTCAAAAtctggagacagaaagaaaagaggatgaaGTATCGgtaaataaacagaataaacGGTACTGTGTGTGACAGCGCTGCAGATCTGGTTCAGGGTGTAactgctcttttctttcctgcttccAGTTGGTTGTTCTGTGGTTGGAGCACGACTGTCGTTACCAGTACACCGAGGATCTCCTCCAGCACGTCCGCTACGGCCTGATGGACGTCCCCACCCTGCACCACCTGGCCCGCAGCcaccctctggtccagtccagCCCCACCGCGGCCGCCCTGGTGGACGAGGCCCTGGATTACCACCACTCCACCTTCGCCCAGCCCCTCCGCCAGTCGGCCCGCACCAGGCCCCGCTTCCAGTCCCTCACCCTTTACATAGTCGGTGGGAGGAAGCGCGAGGTGAGCAGGGTCAGGGAGCTGCGGTACTTCAACCCGGCCGCGCAGGAGCACGTGCGCGTGGCAGGGGGCTCGAACTGGAGCGAGCTGGCGCCCATGCCGACCGGACGCAGCCACCACTGCGTGGCCGTGATGGGGAACTTTCTGTTTGTTGTGGGTGGCGAGGTGGAGCACGCCACTGGGAGGACGTGCGCGGTCAGGACTGCGTGCAGGTATGACCCCAGGGGCAACCGGTGGACGGAGATAGCCCCGATGAAGGCGTGCAGAGAACACTTTGTCCTGGGAGCTCTGGGTCAGTACCTGTATGCAGTGGGAGGCAGGAACGAGCTGAGGCAGGTGCTGCCGTCGGTGGAGCGCTACTGTCCCAAGAGGAACAAATGGATGTTTGTCCAGCCGTTCGACCGCTCGCTCTCCTGCCACGCCGGCTGCGTGGCTGACAGTCTGCTGTGGGTCTCAGGTACAGGACGAACTCCAGAAGGACGGAGCGTGCATGACTTTTATCTTAATGCATCTCATGCCTGCACATGCACGCACTTAGTTTAAGCACAGTGATGAAGCGCGGGGCTGTTGTGTCTTTGTGCTGCAGGCGGAGTGACGAACACAGCGCAGTACCAGAATCGGCTGATGGTGTACGACCCAGAACAGGTAGCTATCAAATACTTCAACATGTATGCTACTCAGATCAATAATATGTGATAGTGATTGCCTGGAGAGACAAACTATTTAAGATTTCTCATCAGACTTCAGTTATCTTTACCTTCCACTTAGCCAGTGGATTTACGTTAGCTCTACACATAAAGGGACAAAACCACAGAGCGAAACACAGTGTGTGTAGGACGTACCGAGCTTAGCTTATATGGAATCATTCTCACTTTTACtcatctttgttttctcttattGATCATGTGTCATCAAACCAACAGTAACTGATTACTCATATGAAGTCAACAATACAATTACAACAACTGGAGACTACATGAGCTGGTTTTCTTTTAGGTACTTTTGTTGTAGCTGGACAGttttagagctgctgtctctccctgAGGGGTTTTTTGCTTGAGCCTTCAGTCAAAGCGTCACAAATATATTCTCAGATAAATGAATAGCACGGCATGCACCTCAGATGAGTAGATCATCATGAAGCTCTGGTGAAGCCTGATAATAACTCATTGATTTGAATAATCTATTATTCTTTAAGAGAACGCAAGAAAAGTTCATCCAAGCAAATGTGTCCAGTTAATCCTCAGAATATTTCACCAAGAGATGAGGCTTTTCTGATGTAAAAGAAGTCTGTATTTTCAGATTTCACTCgttgaaatatttattcatttgttcaaTTTTTGACATAACAGAAGCAATAATACCTATTATTTAATGTGTGTTTACTCTGTTTTGATGGAGAGTTTTGTTTTAGTATCTTATGATGAGCAGAATCATTCATGGTTGCATATGGTTATGTACTAATTAAAACAGTTTTACTCTTCAATATTATGTTTTAGTTTGCCTATGATCAGGATTTATAAAGCGTATTATGTTTGTAATTACCAATGTGTAAAATTCACATGATGCACAAATCCTGTACCCTTTTCAATCTGGCATATTGATTTTTTAGAATtcattgtttaaaaagaaatgtgatttttaaaaatgtttcaaagtaATGATGCATATGTAGTACTTGAGAGAAAAATAAGAGCATTTCTATACATAACAAGTGTAACAGTAATTGCATTTTTCTAAGGGAGTCAACACAGGCCTTATGTTCATGGTGATGGATTACACAACAGGCAGGTGTCAAGTGTTTGCTAATTGATTTTCACACCATATGGAAATTCATCAGCATCCTGGAAAATAGGAATTTTTTTCAGGATGTTACCGCTAAAGCTGAGCTCTGTATTAAGTGATGTGTGGTCAAATATCTAAGTttggatacaaaaaaaaaaaaaaaaaaacacattgagatCCTTTATCTTCCGAGTTTTGCTTCAACACCTGATGCATCCCTTTAtactaaatacaaaacaaacactcacttTATTTTTGTTGCTGTGCTTCTCCAGTGCTTCGTGCTCAAGaaaattttttttgactgaactgTTAATTCTGCGTGTGTTTACTTGCAAACAGCTCACGATGCTGGAATGTAGTAATCTCCCATCTCTGTTTGTGTATGTATATGAAGCAGCTGTTGCAGAGGCCTGGATCTCAGTGAGGCTGTATATAGTGTGGAGGTATGCGGTGTGTATATGTGTAAGGTGCATATCCATATGGGCCCGTGTTTGTACACGTCTGCGAGGAAGCGAGGGAACGAAGGAgcgagggaaagagagagggagagagtctCATTTGTATTCACCATGAATCTACATTCACCTGCCAGAGCAACAG includes:
- the klhl32 gene encoding kelch-like protein 32 isoform X2, with the protein product MPSEPSLSQEMLTGQRLCQSKSHQDSVLSALNQQRKDGLLCDVTLVAGEQKFHAHKAVLAACSDYFRAMFSLCMVESEADEVTLQGVTSVGLKHALDFAYTGQILLEPAVIQDVLSAGSHLQLLELLSLCSHYLIQELSSVNYLELYRVADLFHLPALEEAVVGFLVEHLSELSQSQQDEALQLPYRLLREVLKSDRLTSLSEEEIWKLVVLWLEHDCRYQYTEDLLQHVRYGLMDVPTLHHLARSHPLVQSSPTAAALVDEALDYHHSTFAQPLRQSARTRPRFQSLTLYIVGGRKREVSRVRELRYFNPAAQEHVRVAGGSNWSELAPMPTGRSHHCVAVMGNFLFVVGGEVEHATGRTCAVRTACRYDPRGNRWTEIAPMKACREHFVLGALGQYLYAVGGRNELRQVLPSVERYCPKRNKWMFVQPFDRSLSCHAGCVADSLLWVSGGVTNTAQYQNRLMVYDPEQDQWLARSPMLQRRVYHVMAAVRRQLYVLGGNDLDYNNDRILVRHIDSYNMDLDQWTRCSFSLLTGQNESGVAVHDDRIYVVGGYSIWTNEPLACIQVLDLSSEGKEEVFYGPTLPFASNGIATCFLPAPYFTCPNLQTLQVPHHRIGAV
- the klhl32 gene encoding kelch-like protein 32 isoform X1 is translated as MPSEPSLSSQEMLTGQRLCQSKSHQDSVLSALNQQRKDGLLCDVTLVAGEQKFHAHKAVLAACSDYFRAMFSLCMVESEADEVTLQGVTSVGLKHALDFAYTGQILLEPAVIQDVLSAGSHLQLLELLSLCSHYLIQELSSVNYLELYRVADLFHLPALEEAVVGFLVEHLSELSQSQQDEALQLPYRLLREVLKSDRLTSLSEEEIWKLVVLWLEHDCRYQYTEDLLQHVRYGLMDVPTLHHLARSHPLVQSSPTAAALVDEALDYHHSTFAQPLRQSARTRPRFQSLTLYIVGGRKREVSRVRELRYFNPAAQEHVRVAGGSNWSELAPMPTGRSHHCVAVMGNFLFVVGGEVEHATGRTCAVRTACRYDPRGNRWTEIAPMKACREHFVLGALGQYLYAVGGRNELRQVLPSVERYCPKRNKWMFVQPFDRSLSCHAGCVADSLLWVSGGVTNTAQYQNRLMVYDPEQDQWLARSPMLQRRVYHVMAAVRRQLYVLGGNDLDYNNDRILVRHIDSYNMDLDQWTRCSFSLLTGQNESGVAVHDDRIYVVGGYSIWTNEPLACIQVLDLSSEGKEEVFYGPTLPFASNGIATCFLPAPYFTCPNLQTLQVPHHRIGAV